Genomic DNA from Prunus persica cultivar Lovell chromosome G1, Prunus_persica_NCBIv2, whole genome shotgun sequence:
AGAGGTACAATGTCAATCTTTATCACGCTCCATATTTAGAAATCTTTGATTCTACTTGCTTAACCATTACTCGTCGGTCAATGTAGGTTCACTTGCACAACAACATTTATTAAAGCCAACTAATTATGCATCCACTTCTGAAATGTCATGTGGGGAGTCCAAATTAGGTGTTGCAGACAAAACCCTTCGCAAAGTAATCTCCGTTTTAGGAAACCAAGTAAAAAGCATAATCTTGAAGGCTTCATTGGAAAGGCTTCCCTCATTCAAAGATGAGCTTGGCAAGTTGATGACTACTCTTGACAATGTAGGGGAGAACGTCTCATCTTTACGAGCTATGATCGATGCACTTATGGTGACTGCAGTTGACTATCATTCTGCACACTCTACTTACTCCCAAAAGCTATCCCCCGAGGCTTAAAGCGATCGTTTAGCCGCAGTTGACTCTTCACTTTCTATTGCCTTGGCTCTGCAACAAGCTGAAGAAGTTCATCAGTCTTCTATACTTAAGTCTATTCAATCTGCCAATACGCGTATGGAGGAGTTGAAGAGGGAACAAGAACAATTGGAGTTAAGATTGGGTCAACTAAACGGATCACTTTCAGAGAGTGATGCACAACTTTCTTATCATCATGGTGAAGTCACCCGCTTGAGAGAGGATAAGATTGCGGTTGAAGAAGCTCCTGTACTATCAGCTGCAAATGCCGAGACTTTAGAGACATTACGAGTTTCCTTTAAGAGACTGTGTAACGGCTTCAAGGATTTGTCTTGGGAATAGCAAATTCTGTTGTTGTAAACTTTATTtgctttattatatttttctttgaactTGTCAAAGTGTTGATGTTTACTAATTAACTTTCATGATGAAATAAAAGcattttcttatttcattattttttcgaATGGTTCGGATTGATAGAGGAAaccctttgtttttattttgatgtgaCTGAACTTGGAATTATTTGTCCAAGCTGCCCACGTACCCTCGATGAAAAGGGATCAAGTCATCACGTAGTTcaagggatttttttttttttggtgtccTAACTTTTGCTTGAACCGCCCTTTCGGGTTTTCAGTTCAACGGACTTTCTTGcgctctaattttttttgcttagACCGCCCTTTCGGGTTTTCAATCCAATGagccacaattttttttttttgggtgccaTACGCAGTTTAGGCTCATGCGGGCCAGGAGCTGGTAGTCACTTCATGCATAGTATCATTTCAAGAATTTTCCGTTGATAGGGCCAATTCTTAAACCATCCTCCGCTATAATCTTGTAAGCGCCACTTGCGTATACTTCTTGTACTACGTAGGGCCCATCCCATTTCGAAGTAAACTTGCTTCCGATTTTGTGTGTTGTGATGATAGGTCTACGCAATGCGAGGACGAGATCTCCCACCTGAAAAGATCTGGGGCGTACTTTCTTGTTAAAAGCATTCGAAAGCCGGGCTTGATAACACTCTAAGCGTTGTTGCGCTTCGAGTCTCTTTTCGTCTAGTGCTTCTAACTCTTGGAGATGTAGcttcgcattctcttcatcaGTCAATCCCTCTTGTATGGCCATCCTCAATAATGGAAGTTAACTTTCTAGAGGCAAGACTGCTTCCACGCCATACACGAGTGAGTATGGTGTAGCCTGAGTAGGCGTTCGGTGTGTCGTCCTATAAGCCCACAACGCTTCATTTATCCTTTCATGCTAATCTTTCTTGGTTCTTCCAACAACTTTCTTCAACAGGCTGCAAAGAGTTTTATTGAATGCTTCTGCAAGACCGTTGGCTGGTGCATTGTACATTAAAGAGTTGCGTTGTTTGAAACCAAAGTCTTCACACAATTTATCCATAAACCGATTTGAGAAAGGCTTGCCATTATCTGTGATGATGTAGCGTGGCACACCATACCGATTAATGATGTTTACCTTGATAAAGCTCAccacattttctttcttcacttCCTTTAGAGGCACAGCTTCCGCCCATTTTGAGAAGTAGTCTGTGGCTGCAAGGATGTAAGAATGACCGTCGGAAGATTTAGGTGCTATTGGTCCCACCACATCAAGACCCCACGCATCAAATGGCCAAGAAGTAATTGTAGGATGTAGCGGCTCCGGCGGTTGGTGGATAAAGTTGGCATGAAATTGACATGCTTGGCATTTCTTCACATAATCCATGCAATCCTTGACCATAGTCGGCCAATAGTAGCCCAtcctttttatttggaaatgtAGCTTTGGCCCTGATTGATGTGCTCCACAAATTCCTGAGTGAGCCTCCTCCATTGCTTTGAATGCATCTTCTTTATCCAAGCATCTTAGAAATACGCCTTCAAATGAACGACGGTAgagaatttatttgtaataaaTGAATCGAGGTGCCCGACGTCGTACCCCTAATCGATGTCTTGAATCATCTGGTAGTTTCCCATGCTCAAGATAATCAATTAAAGGTTGTCTTCAGTCGTCAACGTCAATGGACAGTACCGAGATAACGTTGACTCCTTCTTGCGATGTCCCAAGCGTTAATGGAACGACCCAACATTGGCAAACTGGAATATTTATTGCTTCATCTTTTGTCAATGCCAATGTAGCGGCAAGGTTGGCTAAGGCATCTGCCATTTGGTTATTTTTCTTGGCACATGCTCTAGCATCACGAAGTCAAACCTTTCTAGTAATTGCGTGGCTAATTGGTGGTATGGAATTAGATCATCCTTTCTGACTTCGTAGTGAGTCAACAGTTGGTTGATCACTAACATGGAGTCACCATATACTTCTAAGCTCGATATCTTCATCTCCACGACCATTTGTAACCCCATGATCAAAGCTTGGTATTCTGCAACGTTGTTCGAGCAAAGTTCACTTAAGGAGAATGAATAGGGCAATACGTGTCTCTCGGGTGATACGAAGACTACGCCAGCCCTCGCCCCGTCTTTACGAGCCTATCCATCAAAGAACATCATCCAAGCAGGAGAAACGTCAGCGAAGAAGACTTGTTCGTCGGGTAGGTCATCTGAAATTTCCCAGTCTGCTGGAATTGGATGATCGGCTAGGAAGTCTGCAACAGCTTACCCCTTAACCGCCTTTGCTGGAGTGTAGATGATTTCATACTGATTGAGAAGTAACGCCCACTTGGCCAAACGCCCCGTCAAGACTGGTTTTGACATAACGTACTTCACCGGGTCAGCTCGTGCAATTAGATGGACCGTGAATGCTTGCATGTAGTGCCTTAACTTTTGGATAGCAAAAACAAGTGCAAGACACGTCTTTTCTATAGGCGTGTAATTTAGTTCGGGACCAGTAAGCGTTCGGCTTAGATAATAGAGTGCTTGCTCTTTGTGTGACTCATTCTCTTGCGCTAAAAGGGCTCCAATTAACCTTTCTTGAACCGCAATGTACAATTTGAGTTGTTTGCCTGGAATAGGAGCTCCTAACAGTGGTGAACTCGATAGGTACTTCTTTATGCTTTCAAAGGCATTGTGACAAGCTTCATCCCAAACAAATGGAACATCCTTTTTCATAAGGCGATTGAATGGTTGACACCTCCCTGCTAAATTTGAGATGAATCGCCAAATAAACGCGAGGCGTCCTTGTAAACTTTTCAACTTACGTAAATTTCTTGGCTTGGGCATATCTCGGATGGCTTTAATCTTAGTCTGATCTACTTCGATGCCTCAATGTTTAACGATGAAACCAAGGAATTTACCTGACGTGACGCCGAAAGCACACTTTAAAGGGTTCATCTTGAGTTGGTACTTCCGCAATCCGTTAAACACTGTTCTCAAATCTTTCAAgtgatcttcttctttttttgactTGATCACCAAGTCATCAATGTAGCACTCGACATTCTTGTGAAGCATGTCACCAAAGATCTTTTGCATTGCACGTTGATAGGTCGCACCTGCATTCTTGAGGCCAAATGGCATCACCTTGTAACAGTAAATTCCTTTTGGAGTGCGGAAGGCTATGAGTATTTCATCCTCTGGCGACATTCTTATTTGATTGGATCCAGATGAACCATCCATGAAAGATAAGGCTTCATGACCTATGGTTGCATCGACCATGAGCTCAATTATGGGCAATGGAAAGTCATCCTTCGGGAAAGCCTCGTTTAAGTCTCGGAAGTCAACACAAATACGAATTTGTCCagtgattttcttcttcaccgGAACAATGTTCGCTATCCACATCGAGTATTTCACTTCCCTAATAAATTCGGCGGCGATTAACTTGTCAACTTCGGCTTCGATTTGACTTAAGAGCTCTGGACGGAAGCGACGTTGAGTTTGTTTGATTGGATGCGTTCCAGGTTTGACTACAAGTTGGTGAACCGCAACTTTCGGATCGAGGCCTGGCATCTCTTTATACGTCCAAGCAAAGACATCTTTATACTCAAGCAACAGCTGATGATATGATTCCTCTTTGCTAGGATTCAAAAGTGCACTAACGAAGATAGGTCTTGGGTCTTCATTTGTGCCCAAGTTGAGCTCTTTTAATTCATCAACAGTCGCTTGGCCCCCATCTTCTAATGCAGCAGGAGCGTCATAAACCTCATCCTCGAAAGGTTCCTCTTCATCGAGCTCTTCAATCATAACGTGAAGAACGACTAGAATCTCTACTTCTTTATCgtcactttcattttgttgATTCAAAGCTTTCCGAGTTTGTATGATTGTTCGCCGTTTCACTTTGAGTTGGTCACTTGAAGTTACGTCTAGTGTTGAGAGACGTTTCATACGTGACGGGATCAGGCTCCGGATTTCATTATCTTCCGTCGAATCAACAAGAACTCCACTTTCCAACTCTCGCTGGCTTTTCTCTTCAGACGGTTGGCTTGGAACTCCGAGTCTTTCTAGTGCTGATCTGCGCAGAGCTGATTGAATTctcatttgattttgatgtcTAGATATCCTCTTGAACACAGAAGGTCGTGATGTCGATTCTTTGATGCGGCTAAAAACTGAGGTCCGCTGAGTAGGCTTGGCTAAACGGTCGAATACTGAGGCTCTCTTAATAGCCTTtggttcttcttcctcctcaacCACTTCGATACTAATGTGTTGAGCTTctgccttcttttcttttcttctagcAGAAATCTTAACAGGTGCGACAGGAGTAAAACCTAGGCCTGTTCTAGTTGAGTCAATTGTGTAACCCTGCTCCTTCAACTTCTTTTGGGTTTCGCTAAGGCCATGTGTCCTTTCTCATGTGACATCTGGATTGAGCTCTCCCGGCGAGGAAGACAAGCCGAAGTCATAACCTGCTTTTGACATGAGCTTATAAGCATTAGGATCAAAACCTTCTTTAGTTCTTTTGACCGGAAGATATTCACGTCTTGTTGCATCTTGTAATGGTCTGACGAACCCTGGTACTGAAGATTTCGACACATCTAAATTGCTCAACTTGGGTAAAGGCATGGTTGTAGACTCCTTCAAGAACTTCATGTCACTTTTCCCTAACTTCCTTGGTTTCACTTCTTCTCCAAATGGGGATTGACCTTCCTTTCTTTGGGATGATGAGACATAACGAAGAACAGGAATAGCTACCTTCCGTGAATCTATCGGTGGTGATTCCATTTGTCCGAAGGCAATGCTTTTTGGCTTGTTATCGCTATTTTCTTCAGCGAAAAGGCACTTTAACTGCTCATCTTTTCTTAGTATGGCTTGGCCAGTTGAGTGAACCTCAATGGGAATAACTTCAGATGCCACGTCTTCATCAATGTAGAACTTGGCGTCAGCAAAATAGGATTCGGCTTCGGTAAATGCCTTGACATCACCTAGGATTTTCTTCACTCCACCtctgtaaaatttgaaacattGATGTAAAGTTGAAGGTACTATCCCATTTTCATGTACCCACGGCCTTCCTAAGAGAAGATTGTAGGAAGTCTTAGCATCAATCACGTGAAATAGGGTGTTTGACTTTAAGTCACCTATCACGAGCTCAATTCTGATCATGCCCATGGCTCTTTGCCCTCCTTGATTGAAGCCTTGAATCATGAGACGACTTCGAGACAATTTATTCACGGTGATGCCTAACTTTATCATTGTGGATTTAGGCATTATGTTTACTGCTGAACCTCCATCCACAAGCATGCGACTAAGTTTCTGTTCTCGCACATACCCGGACACGAAAAACGGACGGTTGTGTGGTTTCGACCCTAACAAAAGATCTTCATCGGTGAATGTGATGGAAGCACATGTCGCACAACAGATAGCACGGTCTTGAGACTCAAGCTCTAATTTTTTGGCCTCTcttatttgatttggatgaatATTGAGATCCATCAACGTTTTTACCAATGCTATGCGTATTGCTTTAGGAAGTTCCACCACTTCCTCAATATTGAAGTGCGATGGTGAATCTTCTACCTGTGTCAGGACCTTTTGCTCTTCATGAGTTTCCGATCTTCCTTCCGAGACATCTTCGTCATCTACTTGATAGCAAGTTGTCATATAAACAGTCTCTGTTGGTCCTCTTACGAAGAATATTTTGGGAAAATATTCTTCTAGCGTAATTGGAATTCGTGGTTCTTGGATTAGTGGTCCACTTTCTTGGCCAGAATCTCTCTTCACCATTAttctggttttggttttagagCGTTTGTGCGAATTCCTTTTTCTCCGCTCCCTCTTTGATTGAGTATTTTGTCGTTGAGGAATGCGCTCCGTACGAGGTTTTCGCCGGGTAACGAGCGTCCATCCTTCATTGTCATCGAAAGATGAGTCACTAACGAAGCCATCACCACCTTGATTGTTTGGTTTGCCCGCCACTTCTTCTGTACACGGATCAGTCACCTGGTGTATGCCCTTTGTTGATTGGAATTCCAATCTTTTCGACAATGCGGGCAGCGGCACCGGATCGAAGGATCCAAACACAATTGTGGCAACGTTCGCATCTGCGATTTCGTCAACATCTAACTCAATCCTTCCTTGCCTAGCCAAGTTCATAATTAGCTCCTTCAACACGAAGCACTTCTCTACCGGATGGCTGACAATTCGGTGGTATTTGTAAAACTTATGGTCGTTGACTCGGTTCATCTCTTCAGGCCGCTTACATTCCGACAATTCGATCACCTTCTTTTCAAGCAAGTCCTCGAGCATACCTGCGACATCGGAGTCAGGGAAGGGGTACATTTTTTCCTCTAACTCCTTCAAAGTGCGTCGACGTATATCTACTTCTCGAGATGGCTCCATCCTTTtgacttctttcttcttgtctcGGGTGGAGATTTTGACGGGGACGGTGTTTATTGTCATTGCTTCCTTAGTAGGCTTCTTGATAGGCTTATCTGTCTTTTGTCCAAAgactttctcttttctttgccCATGACGGGCTCATGCTTTCCTCCGTGACTAGCTATATTCAACTCCATATCATGGGCACGAGTGGCTAGCTCCTCAAATGTGCGGGGTTTAATTCCTTGTAGAATGTAAAGTAACCCCCAATGCATTCCTTGAATGCACATCTCAACCGCCGATAACTCCAAAAGCCTATTTTGCAATCCAGGCTTAACGAGCGTCATCGATTGATGTAATCGACGACAGGTTCATCTTTCCATTGCTTGGTATTTGTGAGTTCCATCATGCTCACAGTGCGACGAGTGCTATAGAATCTATTCAAGAATTCTCGCTCCATCTGATCCCAACTGTTAAGGGAATCGGACTCCAAGTCTATATACCAATCAAATAGATTTCCTTTCCAGGAACGAACAAATTGTTTCACCAGGTGATCACCCTCTATCCCGGCATTATTGCATGTTTCGACGAAGTGTGCAACATGTTGTTTTGGGTTGCCCTTTGcattgaactgttggaatttAGGAGGTTGATATCCTGTTGGCATCCGCAAGTTGTCTATCCTCCTGGTGTATGGCTTAGAATACATGAGCGTGTCTCGGGAAGGTGCTCCGTATTGAACCCTGATGGTGTTTGCTATCATGTCCTAAAGTTATTGGACCGACAAAGAACCCACCGAGGCAGCGTCAACTTTTTCGTGCGACTTCTCACCTGACTCTGTTTCATGACCCAATCCTTTCTCGCTAGATTCAACCTCATGATGTGGTCCTTTCTTGTGTGCATCTGGACCAGGCTCCTTATCTTGATGCGCTTCCCACTTGTTGTTGATGAGAGAAGCAATCTGCGCATCCTTTTCCTCGACCATCTTAGTCAGTTTCGTGACCGCTTCACTCATATGGGCCAGCTGTTCTTCAATAGACATAGCTCCCGTTACCATGACCTGCATAGCCATAGAATAAGACTCACCTACGGATGCCAAGGTAAGCTTCTTCTGTTGATCATCAAGCGGGGATCCATGGTATGAGCCTGTGCTCGAGTCAGCATCTGAAACAGGCGAGAGTGAGCGTTCTCTCGAATTCTTCGAACCCAAAAAACTCCTCCCTTCACTCCGAGAGTTTCTCTCATTCGCCCGAGAGGTATTCTTCTTTTGCCCCAGTGAGGCCAAATTGATAACCGGTTCTCGCCTTCGGTGAACATCTTTCGTCTTGGCTTGAGTCGGTATGGAAGTAACATGTTGAGTTGCGAATATCGCCTTGGCCTTGCTCTGGGTGACGACCCTAGCAGAATCTCCGCTTGAGAAGGAGGCGCTCACGCTTTTCCCTCTCATCACGAGAATGGATTGAATCTTCTTGGAAGCCATCGTTTTTGGTGTGTTGATTGATTTTGGAACTGGAGAAAGAGATGAGAGGCAGAGATTGTCCCACCAGGCATGCCAAATTTGTAAACACGAATTTCCTGCGACAAATGAGAAAAGAACACgagtacaaaataatatttgtatttatgaaatttagggttacaatctcTGTATTGAATCCTCTGATTCAATCTCCAaagtttttaaagaaaatttgtttttgatacaagggtcgtagagacttgatcttgatcaaacgggtagcacgaagcttgtttagtgtttgggatttttctaTGGTGAAGGAACCGGCAcgtatttgttgtgcttggtggctcttccaaagtagggtgaagaatgcagagagttttATGTTTCTTCTGAGTGCTAGGTTTTTTCTCTGCCCCCTGacctcctatttataggctcttgtaggatgcttgacctaaataactttccctatttaaaaccttgttttatgggattttgatttgatttaaatcacttcccatgacaggacccgacccaatttccgctttggaatccgagccgaatcctgtgcgtgtccgacacctggcgaatgccgggcacgaatgacctttttacccttttcttaaacaaatttcttaaaatttactttcgacttctgccgaaaatcCGGCAGAGTCTACCCTGTATTTTGACCAAACACAAAGTCTTCCACCTGTCAAACAGTCTCAAAAATCCTACCAGTTCCTTATGTTCCACAAGTTCTCAGAGCATTTCTATACAAATTTACAGGATTTACAAAAGAGTTACAACGAACTCCTACACTTTGGTGGTGGGTCGGAAACTAGGATGATGGCCCGAGTGGTTTCCTTCGTTCTTCTACGgcctggggggcgcaaaacattaaaagtgTGAGTGGACCAAAATAGAGTTCTCAAACAGTGTatgaacataataacccccactgtaaaaacgaTGATAATCATAAAACTGAATATGTAAACTGCACTGAATTAGGGTAAATTCAAGCATgcacataaatatatacatctatatatatatatatccagatGTAGGATATGCTCAATACCAAGGAAATATTGAGTAAAATCACTGAAATCAATATTTGCATAAAAGCActgaaatttctttaaaactaccacctaggtgtacccctgtAAAACTGTCAAATCCTCTGtaaatccgtcaattcctctggcaggtctcggcgacACATAGTgtatccgagccgcaaactggcaggattcaggagaccgtagtcagcctgatccgcaatcctggcactcacgaTCCGGGCGTCCCcaaaactcgtgaggcaaatgtcaagtgcactgacgtAACTGaaagtaaactggatgtctgtAGACATCATcatatccgaaggcaacataaaccgaaggcaatctggatgtccgtagacatcgtCTTATTTGACGGCCACCTGTTTCTGTAACCGGGTACCCAcagtggtttaagaaaatattaactgctgagaaaatatcaaatataaatatcataatatttctGAAAGATCTGATGAATAACTGAATCTTTATTCAATCTATAACTGTGCTGCCCTTTTTATCTGatagaaaactcaaactctgctttctATAATTCATGGTGGTCTAAAATAATTATCTTGGATAAAATCTGACATCCTCTGTATTCTGATAAAAATCTGAGCTAGATATTTCTGAATCATAAATCTCAAAGTCTGTTGTCCAAATAACTTTAGCAAAATCAGCTAAGCAATGTATAGAAGGAATCTTTAAATTCATAGGAATAAATCACACTGAATAAAACTGAttcagaaaatgatgaataaaaagaaaggtccactcactgctggtccgagctagctggacctcTTGGAGGTCCCTCCTGTGGATTAGCTGGACTTCTGGTGCCTGATTATCcatgaataataaattaataaattactggataaatagaattttaaatcaaatacCCTGCCCCCGGCTCTTAGAAATATGAACATTTCATTCCAGATCACTCCTATGCCTACCTTAGCTCTTTTTAGACACTTGAACCACTTTTGGAAGGTCCGACGCTCAGTTAAGCGATAAACTGTCAGATCGGCCGACCCGGAacccgtggggtccacgatcTCCGATGGCCAATCTGAGCTTCCCGGAGGGTTTCTCATAGGGCGGGAACCAAGTTCTACGAATTTGGTCcgaatcggacggtcggatcggCCAAAATCGCGTTATCGCTTAAAACTctaaccctagccctagggttcgcgattccggagtatccgggactccgattcgaaatccgttgaatcctacacgatcctgaaaCAATGTAGGACAACATATCTGAAATGGGGTGCGATCCAACGGCTAGACGACACTGCACCCGGAAATCGCATATTATGgaaaaatccgttcggggctcaaacggactccgaatTGAGTTCCGCGAAATCGTACGCGCTCGTGATGGCACGAGGGTCTCAAAACTGGCCAGAGCCGTGCCACCACCCtggcccacgcgccgccacacgtgCGGACCGATTGGGTGTCCTAAGCGATTCGGGTGTGCCGAAAAACAATCTTGGAACcgagactccaaactcctaccctaggtaaaacacccaatttggagtcacttttgttcttggacaacCCCcgaaaagtggccggaaaggGCCGATTCCGACGGCCGAAGTTCGTCCAATTTCAAATCGAAAATTAAGCAACCTAAAGGTGAAATCGATCTAAACCCAGCCAACCATCAGTTAGAGCACGAAAAATAGCTAGAAATCGATACCTCACACGACTGATTTGGTGTCCGGATGAGGGAGAAACTGAGGTTGGAAAATCGGCCAAAACTGCTGCGTTTTCCAGCAGTTTCCAGCGGCTCCAGCAGGGGCGGCGGACGGGCTGAGGTTGCTGGCGGGAGCTGGCCGGTGCTGCTGGGTCCGTTCCGGAGGGTCGGGGTGGCTTGGAAGGTGGCTGCCCTTCTGGTTTTTCTGAACTatcgggagggagagagagagggagagagagagagagagagtgagagaatgagagagtgagagaagaaaacagatttaaaaaaaatgatctCCCAAAATTTCCATTTTGCCCTCGTGAGTATTTTGACCGTAACTTCTTCATTACAACTCCGGTTCGGGTCTACTccatgtctacgaactcgtttcgccgtgctctacgcaacggcatAAGCGGAATTGCCAAATTCTTTTCCGATCAAAAAGCCAAATTTTCCCCTTTTAAAATATGCGAGGGCAAAATCGTCTTTTGGCTCtcaatttttagatattttggtttgggttCTTACATCCCATAATCTGGCAATTTAACCAGATTATCTTCAATTGATTAacctgattaatatttgatttaaatcaaagtcaatcacagaagattctttcctttaattttgtcttcatcttgaacCGCTTGATGCACTCCGTCAGATGTCACCATGTGTCatttttgacaactaatccgattttgatgagtcacacGCCACATGGGCGAATTACGGGGCCCACGATTTAATCCACCGAACCCTAATTGTTTTCTTGTCCAATGGAATTTATtgcaccaaaatttctttgtctacaGTATGATCCTAATGTCTAACTAGTGattctctttgttttgtgCAACTTAATGAAAGTAACAAGTTCTATTGTTTAGAATTGCTTGGGAGCATTAGATGGGACTTATATTAAAGTGCGTGTAGCTGAAATTGACAAGCCAAGATACCGAACAAGAAAAGGTGAAATTGCAACAAATGTGTTGGGTGTGCGTTCAAGAGATATGCAATTCATATTTGTGTTACCAGGTTGGGAGGGCTCCGCATCGGACTCTAGGGTGCTTCGTGATGCCGTATCTAGACCCAATGGGTTAAAGGTTCCCAATGGTAAGGCATTAGTtagttttaaatttacaaggcatatttgattttgtatgTATACATGCACATACTCATaggaattttccttttggttatTAGGATATTATTACCTTGTAATGGTGGTTACACAAACGGTGAAGGATTTCTTGCACCCTATAGAGGAACAAGGTATCACCTATATGAATGGAGAGATGGACATACACCTTCCAACCATGAAGAATATTTTAACATGAAGCATGCATCGGCGAGGAATGTTATAGAGCATTGTTTTGGCTTGATAAAAGCTAGGTGGGGCATACTTAGGAGTCCATCTTTCTATCCAATAAAGACCCAATGACGAATAATCACCGCTTGTTGCCTTCTACATAATCTCATTAGGAGGGAGATGTCCATAGATCCAATAGAGCATGAAATAAATGAACTTGAAGATGGAGAAAACATGGTTGAAGGTGATATGCTTGGCACCATCGAACCGTCTGACCAACGGATTGCAAAGAGAAATTATATGGCCTTGCAAATGTATAATGAGTGGAGAATAAATAGGCACCactagtttaaaaaaacagttATCATTTGTGTTGGAGTCTTGCAGACTACTTGTGTTTGTTTATGAGCTATTGCTATCTGTAATTcctattaattataaattgaactttttatcattgtatttgtttaagtcgaattgattttctatttgTCTTTCTTTAGAAAAACTGAACAATGAAT
This window encodes:
- the LOC109946595 gene encoding uncharacterized protein K02A2.6-like, yielding MVKDCMDYVKKCQACQFHANFIHQPPEPLHPTITSWPFDAWGLDVVGPIAPKSSDGHSYILAATDYFSKWAEAVPLKEVKKENVVSFIKVNIINRYGVPRYIITDNGKPFSNRFMDKLCEDFGFKQRNSLMYNAPANGLAEAFNKTLCSLLKKVVGRTKKD
- the LOC109946596 gene encoding uncharacterized protein LOC109946596, with product MTINTVPVKISTRDKKKEVKRMEPSREVDIRRRTLKELEEKMYPFPDSDVAGMLEDLLEKKVIELSECKRPEEMNRVNDHKFYKYHRIVSHPVEKCFVLKELIMNLARQGRIELDVDEIADANVATIVFGSFDPVPLPALSKRLEFQSTKGIHQVTDPCTEEVAGKPNNQGGDGFVSDSSFDDNEGWTLVTRRKPRTERIPQRQNTQSKRERRKRNSHKRSKTKTRIMVKRDSGQESGPLIQEPRIPITLEEYFPKIFFVRGPTETVYMTTCYQVDDEDVSEGRSETHEEQKVLTQVEDSPSHFNIEEVVELPKAIRIALVKTLMDLNIHPNQIREAKKLELESQDRAICCATCASITFTDEDLLLGSKPHNRPFFVSGYVREQKLSRMLVDGGSAVNIMPKSTMIKLGITVNKLSRSRLMIQGFNQGGQRAMGMIRIELVIGDLKSNTLFHVIDAKTSYNLLLGRPWVHENGIVPSTLHQCFKFYRGGVKKILGDVKAFTEAESYFADAKFYIDEDVASEVIPIEVHSTGQAILRKDEQLKCLFAEENSDNKPKSIAFGQMESPPIDSRKVAIPVLRYVSSSQRKEGQSPFGEEVKPRKLGKSDMKFLKESTTMPLPKLSNLDVSKSSVPGFVRPLQDATRREYLPVKRTKEGFDPNAYKLMSKAGLGFTPVAPVKISARRKEKKAEAQHISIEVVEEEEEPKAIKRASVFDRLAKPTQRTSVFSRIKESTSRPSVFKRISRHQNQMRIQSALRRSALERLGVPSQPSEEKSQRELESGVLVDSTEDNEIRSLIPSRMKRLSTLDVTSSDQLKVKRRTIIQTRKALNQQNESDDKEVEILVVLHVMIEELDEEEPFEDEVYDAPAALEDGGQATVDELKELNLGTNEDPRPIFVSALLNPSKEESYHQLLLEYKDVFAWTYKEMPGLDPKVAVHQLVVKPGTHPIKQTQRRFRPELLSQIEAEVDKLIAAEFIREVKYSMWIANIVPVKKKITGQIRICVDFRDLNEAFPKDDFPLPIIELMVDATIGHEALSFMDGSSGSNQIRMSPEDEILIAFRTPKGIYCYKVMPFGLKNAGATYQRAMQKIFGDMLHKNVECYIDDLVIKSKKEEDHLKDLRTVFNGLRKYQLKMNPLKCAFGVTSGRCQPFNRLMKKDVPFVWDEACHNAFESIKKYLSSSPLLGAPIPGKQLKLYIAVQERLIGALLAQENESHKEQALYYLSRTLTGPELNYTPIEKTCLALVFAIQKLRHYMQAFTVHLIARADPVKYVMSKPVLTGRLAKWALLLNQYEIIYTPAKAVKGIPSFDHGVTNGRGDEDIELRSIW